From a single Paraburkholderia sp. FT54 genomic region:
- a CDS encoding amidohydrolase family protein translates to MIIDCHGHYTTSPRQHEAWRTQQIAALKDGGTPPPRPVITDDEIRESIEGGQLRIQRERGTDLTIFSPRAAGMGHHLATAEANALWSSACNDLVHRVCELFPRNFVGVCQLPQAPGVAPANCIAELRRCVEEFGFIGCNLNPDPSGGHWSGLPLTDRSWYPLYEAMVELDVPAMIHVSSSCNPNFHATGAHYINGDTSAFMQLLQADLFADFPTLRFIIPHGGGAVPYHWGRYRGLAQDMKRPLLSEYLLKNVFFDTCVYHQPGAELLAKVIPVDNILFASETIGAVQGIDPETGHYYDDTRRYIDAIEWLSDADRQRIYEDNARAVYGRLSRQLNRQLAAQGAQGATV, encoded by the coding sequence ATGATCATCGATTGCCACGGTCACTACACGACCTCACCGCGCCAGCACGAAGCCTGGCGCACGCAGCAGATCGCCGCGCTGAAGGACGGCGGCACGCCGCCACCGCGGCCCGTGATTACCGACGACGAGATTCGCGAGAGCATCGAAGGCGGCCAGTTGCGAATTCAGCGCGAACGCGGGACCGACCTCACGATCTTCTCGCCGCGCGCCGCCGGCATGGGCCATCACCTCGCCACCGCCGAAGCCAACGCGCTCTGGTCGAGCGCATGCAACGACCTCGTGCATCGCGTGTGCGAACTGTTTCCGCGCAACTTCGTCGGTGTGTGCCAGTTGCCGCAGGCGCCTGGCGTGGCGCCCGCGAACTGCATCGCCGAATTGCGGCGCTGTGTCGAGGAGTTCGGCTTTATCGGTTGCAATCTGAATCCGGATCCGTCCGGCGGCCACTGGTCCGGCTTGCCGCTCACGGACCGCTCCTGGTATCCGCTCTATGAAGCGATGGTGGAACTCGACGTGCCGGCGATGATCCACGTCTCGTCGTCGTGCAATCCGAATTTCCATGCGACGGGCGCGCATTACATCAACGGCGACACGTCGGCGTTCATGCAGTTGCTGCAGGCCGATCTGTTCGCCGACTTTCCGACGCTGCGCTTCATCATCCCTCATGGCGGCGGCGCCGTGCCGTATCACTGGGGACGCTATCGCGGACTCGCGCAGGACATGAAGCGCCCACTGCTCAGCGAATACCTGCTGAAGAACGTGTTCTTCGACACCTGCGTGTATCACCAGCCCGGCGCCGAATTGCTCGCCAAGGTCATTCCAGTCGACAACATCCTGTTCGCGTCGGAGACCATCGGCGCGGTACAGGGCATCGATCCGGAGACCGGCCACTACTACGACGACACGCGCCGCTATATCGACGCGATCGAATGGCTCAGCGACGCGGACCGCCAGCGTATCTACGAAGACAACGCGCGCGCCGTGTATGGGCGGCTCTCGCGTCAACTCAATCGGCAACTCGCAGCCCAAGGGGCACAAGGAGCAACGGTATGA
- a CDS encoding RraA family protein, translating to MNPIGWREYDSAPQADPATLAALRELAVSLLSDNMARASGMVGLRPYHQPRPMAGTAVTVHTRPGDNLAIHRAFDFCRPGDVLVIDGAGDLTQALMGDIMASFAESLGVQGLVIDGAIRDVGALRQREFPVYARGVTHRGPYKNGPGEINVPVTVGGMVVHPGDIIVGDEDGLLAIAPADVAAVIEGARRQHAKEAAALKSIAEGKFDRSWVVPQRERMMNN from the coding sequence ATGAATCCAATCGGATGGCGCGAATACGACTCCGCGCCGCAGGCCGATCCGGCCACGCTCGCAGCATTGCGTGAACTGGCCGTCTCGCTGCTGAGCGACAACATGGCGCGCGCGAGCGGCATGGTGGGCTTGCGGCCTTATCATCAGCCGCGACCCATGGCCGGCACTGCCGTCACGGTCCACACGCGGCCGGGCGACAACCTCGCGATTCATCGCGCGTTCGACTTTTGCCGGCCCGGCGACGTGCTGGTGATCGACGGCGCGGGCGATCTCACGCAGGCGCTGATGGGCGACATCATGGCAAGCTTCGCGGAGAGTCTCGGCGTGCAGGGCCTCGTGATCGACGGCGCGATCCGTGACGTCGGCGCGCTGCGTCAGCGTGAGTTTCCGGTGTACGCGCGCGGCGTGACGCATCGCGGGCCGTACAAGAACGGACCGGGCGAAATCAACGTGCCCGTCACGGTCGGCGGCATGGTGGTGCATCCCGGAGATATCATTGTCGGCGACGAAGACGGCTTGCTCGCGATCGCGCCCGCCGACGTGGCAGCGGTGATCGAAGGCGCGCGCCGCCAGCACGCGAAGGAGGCGGCGGCGTTGAAGTCGATTGCCGAAGGCAAGTTCGACCGCTCGTGGGTCGTTCCGCAAAGGGAACGGATGATGAACAACTGA
- a CDS encoding AraC family transcriptional regulator codes for METANKCEPEVVCWRDGALDGACLASARYGNHKFDRHLHDELVIVMTETGAGQCHTRAGSEIAGPGSVLVFGPGEYHSGEVWEGREWIYRAIYLDMEGLGALSAVFSPDARADKPLLIPPGLYQDPHLAGLLVKAHASLDQQGAVSLMERQANWWAAMGMLVGRHGRSGEESGEPRREARKMEQVREYVAANYERDISVDELAELVGLSRYYLTRAFCKAFGLPPHAYATQVRLLAAKRMLAGGHNAATAAAAVGFYDQSHLNRLFKRAYGITPGAYAALRPGH; via the coding sequence ATGGAGACAGCGAATAAATGCGAGCCGGAAGTGGTCTGCTGGCGCGATGGCGCGCTCGACGGCGCGTGTCTCGCAAGTGCCCGCTATGGCAATCACAAGTTCGACCGGCATCTGCACGACGAGCTCGTAATCGTCATGACGGAGACCGGCGCGGGTCAATGTCATACGCGCGCGGGCAGCGAGATTGCCGGGCCCGGCAGCGTGCTGGTTTTCGGGCCGGGCGAATACCATAGCGGCGAAGTCTGGGAAGGCCGCGAATGGATTTATCGCGCGATCTATCTGGACATGGAAGGGCTCGGCGCGCTCAGCGCGGTCTTTTCTCCCGACGCGCGCGCCGACAAACCGCTGCTGATTCCGCCCGGGCTGTATCAGGATCCGCACCTCGCGGGCCTGCTGGTCAAGGCACATGCGAGCCTGGACCAACAGGGCGCCGTCTCGCTGATGGAGCGGCAGGCGAACTGGTGGGCTGCGATGGGGATGCTGGTCGGGCGCCATGGGCGCTCAGGTGAGGAGTCGGGCGAACCCCGGCGCGAAGCGCGCAAGATGGAGCAGGTGCGCGAGTACGTCGCCGCCAATTACGAACGCGACATCTCGGTCGACGAACTGGCGGAGCTGGTCGGGCTAAGCCGCTATTACCTCACCCGCGCCTTCTGCAAGGCGTTCGGACTGCCGCCGCACGCCTACGCGACACAGGTGAGGTTGCTGGCGGCGAAGCGCATGCTTGCGGGAGGCCACAATGCGGCGACGGCCGCTGCGGCTGTGGGGTTCTACGATCAGAGCCATCTCAACCGGCTGTTCAAGCGGGCTTATGGGATCACGCCTGGTGCGTATGCGGCGTTGAGGCCGGGGCATTAG
- a CDS encoding alanyl-tRNA editing protein produces the protein MPHYLCHEQPDLLDFETAVIAARPGAVVLGRSALHPGGGGQVSDAATLTHARGTVRISGVVTEGDVTWHLLDEPLELAGNVHVAIDAARRATVAQLHTGTHILNALVYQRFAGALVTGAQINADGTARMDFDLPDADNDALRLLEAPVNEVIRSAMEVRVYYVGADEAKATQGLIRSLSVAPPPTPDGTVRIVEIGDLDRQACGGTHLTNTAQSRPIRIAKIENKGRRNRRVRIELV, from the coding sequence GTGCCGCATTATCTTTGCCATGAGCAGCCGGACCTGCTGGACTTTGAAACGGCCGTGATCGCCGCCAGGCCCGGCGCGGTCGTGCTGGGCCGTTCCGCCTTGCATCCAGGCGGCGGCGGTCAGGTGTCGGACGCGGCCACGCTGACGCACGCGCGCGGCACGGTCCGCATCTCGGGTGTCGTGACAGAAGGCGACGTTACCTGGCATCTGCTCGACGAACCGCTCGAACTGGCCGGCAACGTGCACGTGGCCATCGACGCGGCGCGGCGCGCCACGGTGGCCCAGCTCCATACCGGGACGCATATTCTCAACGCGCTGGTGTATCAGCGCTTTGCGGGCGCGCTCGTGACCGGCGCGCAGATCAACGCCGACGGCACCGCGCGCATGGACTTCGATCTGCCCGACGCGGATAACGACGCGCTGCGGCTGCTCGAAGCGCCCGTCAACGAGGTGATCCGCAGCGCGATGGAAGTGCGCGTCTACTATGTCGGTGCCGACGAAGCGAAAGCCACGCAAGGTCTGATCCGCAGCCTTTCAGTGGCGCCGCCGCCGACGCCGGACGGCACGGTGCGCATCGTCGAGATCGGCGATCTGGACCGGCAGGCGTGCGGCGGCACGCATCTGACCAACACCGCGCAGTCCCGGCCCATCCGCATTGCGAAGATAGAGAACAAGGGGCGCCGCAATCGCCGGGTCAGAATCGAGCTGGTTTGA
- a CDS encoding LysR family transcriptional regulator yields MNLSFEVLQVLDAIDRTGTFASAAETLHKVPSSLSYLVQKLELDLGVKLFDRTGRRATLTHAGRVVVEEGRRLLEAAEALEFKAKRIEHGWESELRIAVDEIIPFDLLWHHVSEFYKLKLDTKLHLSKEVLGGSWDALLTRRADLIVGAAGDPPPIPNLIAKPIGSLRHVFVVAPDHPLASIPGPLTLDIVARHRAVAIGDTSRKLAPRTIALAVNQEVLTVPTLEAKLAAQIKGLAAGTIPECLAVDALSQGELVQKEVIGMREVTHFYLAWRDDESGKALQWWVEQLNRPDLIDDVVQQRMLHG; encoded by the coding sequence ATGAATCTATCCTTTGAAGTCCTGCAGGTGCTCGATGCGATCGATCGAACCGGCACGTTCGCGAGCGCCGCCGAAACGCTGCACAAAGTGCCGTCCTCGCTGAGCTATTTGGTTCAGAAACTCGAACTCGATCTCGGCGTCAAGCTGTTCGACCGCACCGGCCGGCGCGCCACGCTGACGCACGCGGGGCGTGTGGTGGTCGAGGAAGGCCGCCGTCTGCTGGAAGCGGCGGAAGCGCTCGAATTCAAGGCGAAGCGAATCGAGCACGGCTGGGAGTCCGAACTGCGCATCGCCGTCGACGAGATCATTCCGTTCGACCTGCTCTGGCATCACGTCAGCGAGTTCTACAAGCTCAAGCTGGACACGAAGCTGCATCTGTCGAAAGAAGTGCTGGGCGGCTCGTGGGATGCGCTGCTCACTCGCCGCGCGGACCTGATCGTCGGCGCGGCGGGCGATCCGCCGCCCATTCCCAATCTGATCGCGAAACCGATCGGCTCGCTGCGGCATGTGTTCGTGGTCGCGCCGGACCATCCGCTGGCGTCGATACCAGGACCGCTCACGCTCGATATCGTCGCGCGCCATCGGGCGGTCGCGATCGGCGATACGTCACGCAAGCTCGCGCCGCGCACGATCGCGCTCGCCGTCAATCAGGAAGTGCTCACGGTGCCGACGCTCGAAGCCAAACTCGCCGCGCAGATCAAAGGCCTGGCGGCGGGCACGATTCCCGAATGCCTCGCCGTCGATGCGCTGAGCCAGGGCGAACTGGTACAAAAGGAAGTGATCGGCATGCGCGAAGTCACGCATTTCTATCTGGCGTGGCGCGACGACGAAAGCGGCAAGGCGCTGCAATGGTGGGTCGAGCAGTTGAACCGGCCGGACCTGATCGACGACGTGGTGCAACAGCGGATGCTGCACGGTTGA
- a CDS encoding winged helix-turn-helix domain-containing protein yields the protein MIRIGPLQVDLASRELFLDGQPVRIGSRAFDMLAVLIDANGALVSKSVMLEQVWPDTIVEENNLQVHMSALRKVLGESRNLIQTVSGRGYRLISREACAQQPPDKTVRDTAEDIASVHSVPHNLPANSSSLIGREQALSDVAQALASTRHVTLVGSGGIGKTRLAIEIARSLLAHFPEGVYLVPLACAVDANSVLAMFANSVGVSTASGPLTLARVSKELGERRVLFVLDNCEHVLGPAAELAEALLNVSPAIRILATSREPLRVVDEHLYWVASLDVPARDDQSQHVLQRSAVQLFLSRARAIDARFSSDDRSIHLTGTVCRRLDGIPLAIELAAARAAILGIETLADHLDDRFNMLTGGNRTALPRHQTLKATLDWSHALLDDAERATLRRLGVFVNSFTIDSAIAMVSDDGLLESDVIAALSGLVEKSLVVMQAQRGKASYRLLETTRAYALQKLDDNGERRLVTLNHARYFLDLLERDSSSDTHQAHQAHEAGAARVDPDRRRHRTREQLDDLRAALAWALSPKGDAALGETLAVKFVSLLYELSLVDECCVWARRALDAVETTHQGSRSPRHLHVRMQLLAVLGAALVYVNGPNRETLGIWAEVLALAIASGDQTFEARALWGMWNASQSSGAARNALGFAQRFASLAAQTGDTANGILACRLLGIASHYAGDQQEARASLDQFLQHTGCLQHRLPLGHFIDHGVVGRATFARLLGLQGARDQALRIAEACVAEACRQEQAMVTCYVLVEAEIPLALLAGQRRRAAQAIALLRDMSARVGLRVSHACCRCFDEYLHSLDDTSAQRVKSFRAALDDLEALEYAAPRAMLAAQYSLALGRAGQPKEGIAVVIEALAQGDHTGDQWYAAELRRVHAELLLMECTGQPPFGDAVTHAQASLSAALEESLAQGCRSLQLRAATSLGRLWHAQGRSAEALHLVKAACARLTEGHDWDDFKAAEELLRVATEACAPGRPCAGIETRMRMNADAAAASLDEPPPDEIRQVC from the coding sequence ATGATCCGCATTGGCCCGCTTCAGGTGGACCTCGCCAGCCGAGAACTGTTTCTCGACGGACAGCCTGTGCGCATCGGCAGCCGCGCATTCGACATGCTGGCGGTGCTGATCGACGCGAACGGCGCGCTGGTGTCGAAGAGCGTCATGCTCGAACAGGTATGGCCGGACACCATCGTCGAAGAAAACAATCTTCAGGTGCATATGTCCGCCTTGCGCAAGGTGCTGGGCGAGAGCCGCAACCTGATACAGACCGTGTCGGGCAGAGGCTACCGGCTGATATCCAGAGAGGCCTGCGCGCAACAGCCGCCGGACAAGACCGTGCGCGACACCGCCGAAGACATCGCATCCGTTCACAGCGTCCCCCACAATCTGCCTGCCAATAGCTCGTCGCTGATCGGCCGGGAGCAGGCGCTCAGCGACGTTGCGCAGGCGCTCGCTTCAACGCGTCATGTCACGCTCGTCGGTTCCGGCGGGATCGGCAAGACCCGTTTGGCCATCGAGATCGCACGCAGCTTGCTGGCGCACTTCCCGGAAGGTGTCTATCTCGTGCCGCTTGCGTGCGCCGTGGACGCGAACAGCGTGCTCGCCATGTTCGCCAATAGCGTCGGCGTGAGCACGGCGAGCGGGCCGCTTACGCTGGCGCGCGTCAGCAAGGAGCTCGGCGAACGGCGCGTGCTGTTCGTGCTGGACAACTGCGAGCATGTGCTCGGTCCCGCCGCCGAACTGGCCGAAGCGCTATTGAACGTGAGTCCGGCCATCCGGATTCTCGCGACCAGCCGCGAGCCGCTGCGTGTCGTGGACGAACACCTGTACTGGGTGGCGTCGCTCGACGTGCCCGCTCGCGACGATCAGAGCCAGCATGTTTTGCAACGCAGCGCCGTCCAGCTGTTCCTGTCACGCGCCCGCGCGATCGACGCGCGTTTTTCGTCCGACGACAGAAGCATCCATCTGACCGGCACCGTGTGCCGCCGCCTCGACGGCATTCCGTTGGCAATCGAACTGGCGGCGGCGCGCGCCGCGATACTCGGTATCGAGACGCTCGCCGATCATCTCGACGACCGCTTCAACATGCTGACGGGTGGCAATCGCACCGCGTTGCCGCGCCACCAGACCTTGAAGGCGACGCTCGACTGGAGCCACGCCTTGCTCGACGATGCGGAGCGCGCGACGTTGCGCCGGCTCGGTGTCTTCGTCAACAGCTTCACGATCGACTCGGCGATCGCCATGGTGAGCGACGACGGGTTGCTCGAATCCGATGTGATTGCGGCGCTATCCGGGCTCGTCGAAAAATCGCTGGTGGTGATGCAGGCGCAGCGCGGCAAGGCGAGCTATCGGCTACTGGAAACCACGCGTGCCTACGCGCTGCAAAAGCTCGACGACAACGGCGAGCGGCGCCTCGTCACGCTCAATCACGCGCGCTATTTTTTGGATCTGCTCGAACGCGATTCGTCGAGCGACACACATCAAGCACATCAAGCGCATGAAGCAGGCGCCGCGCGCGTCGACCCGGACCGTCGGCGTCACCGCACGCGCGAGCAACTCGACGATTTGCGAGCCGCGCTGGCGTGGGCGCTGTCGCCCAAAGGCGACGCTGCGCTGGGAGAAACGCTGGCGGTAAAGTTCGTATCGTTGCTTTATGAACTCTCGCTGGTCGACGAATGCTGCGTCTGGGCACGGCGCGCGCTCGACGCCGTTGAGACGACCCATCAGGGATCGCGCTCGCCCCGCCACCTGCATGTGCGCATGCAACTGCTGGCCGTGCTCGGTGCGGCGCTCGTCTATGTGAACGGACCGAATCGCGAAACGCTCGGCATCTGGGCCGAAGTGCTGGCGCTCGCGATCGCGTCAGGCGATCAGACGTTCGAAGCGCGCGCGTTGTGGGGCATGTGGAACGCGAGTCAGTCGTCCGGCGCGGCGCGCAATGCGCTGGGGTTCGCGCAGCGCTTCGCGTCGCTCGCCGCGCAGACGGGCGATACGGCCAACGGGATTCTCGCCTGTCGCTTGCTCGGCATCGCCTCGCATTACGCTGGCGATCAGCAGGAGGCGCGCGCCTCGCTCGATCAGTTCTTGCAGCACACCGGCTGCTTGCAACATCGGCTGCCGCTCGGGCATTTCATCGATCACGGCGTGGTTGGTCGCGCCACGTTTGCCCGCCTGCTCGGCTTGCAGGGCGCCCGCGATCAGGCGCTCAGGATCGCTGAGGCATGCGTTGCCGAAGCATGCCGGCAGGAACAGGCGATGGTCACGTGCTACGTGCTGGTCGAGGCGGAAATTCCGCTGGCGCTGCTGGCGGGCCAGCGAAGGCGGGCGGCTCAGGCCATCGCGCTGTTACGGGACATGTCGGCGCGCGTCGGACTGCGTGTGTCGCATGCGTGCTGCCGCTGCTTCGACGAATACCTGCACTCGCTGGACGACACCAGTGCGCAGCGTGTGAAGAGCTTTCGCGCCGCGTTGGACGATCTCGAAGCGCTCGAATACGCCGCGCCGCGCGCCATGCTCGCCGCGCAATACAGCCTTGCGCTCGGCCGTGCCGGGCAGCCGAAGGAGGGCATTGCCGTGGTGATCGAGGCGCTGGCGCAAGGCGACCACACCGGCGACCAGTGGTATGCCGCCGAACTCAGACGCGTACACGCCGAACTGCTGCTGATGGAGTGCACCGGCCAGCCACCATTCGGCGATGCGGTGACACATGCACAGGCGAGTCTGAGCGCGGCACTCGAGGAATCGTTGGCGCAGGGTTGCCGCTCGTTGCAACTGCGGGCCGCGACGAGCCTCGGGCGGCTTTGGCATGCGCAAGGCCGGAGCGCGGAGGCGCTGCATCTGGTGAAGGCCGCCTGCGCGAGACTCACCGAGGGCCACGATTGGGACGATTTCAAAGCCGCCGAAGAATTGCTGCGCGTCGCGACCGAGGCGTGCGCGCCGGGCCGTCCTTGCGCCGGCATCGAGACGCGCATGCGCATGAATGCGGATGCCGCCGCGGCTTCGTTGGACGAACCGCCGCCGGACGAGATCAGGCAAGTCTGCTAG
- a CDS encoding alginate export family protein yields MASKAGVIETLQTPQPRERSRRRWTLRAARALLISTGLAAALPVSAADTALGGADDTSSTGTTSSTAATAASTSCARPAVMFNRWQENWSALANPCVPKRPFDSLKYIPLFGNPDAYVSLGMVLRERLEMNDAPLFGLGSGRDDTYVLQRLEVHADVRLGPHVQIFTQFEDARPFGKDNVSPVDKNPLDLRQAFVAITEPLGPGTFKFRVGRQEMAFDLQRFISVRDGPNVRQAFDAIWADYETGPWRWIAYATQPVQYRDTSDFDDVSNRDLTFSGVRVERKAVGPGDLSAYYSRYNRSNARFLDATGDEHRDVFDARYAGSVNHIDWDAEAMYQSGHVGNKTIGAWAVGTLAGYTLASLPWTPRLGLQVDAASGDTHPGDGRIGTFNPLFPNGYYFALAGYTGYSNVIHVKPSLIVKPNSKLSLLAGVGLQWRETTADAVYQQGSAVVPGTAGHGSRWTGFYTQLRADWAVAANLAAALEAVHFQVGPSLRDLGARNSDYVGAELKFGW; encoded by the coding sequence ATGGCCAGTAAAGCAGGCGTCATAGAGACGTTGCAGACGCCACAGCCGCGCGAGCGGTCGCGGCGGCGCTGGACGCTGCGCGCCGCCCGCGCGCTGTTGATCAGCACGGGACTGGCGGCCGCGCTGCCGGTGTCGGCGGCGGACACCGCGCTCGGCGGCGCCGACGATACCAGCTCGACCGGCACCACCAGCAGCACGGCAGCAACGGCGGCAAGCACTTCATGCGCGCGGCCGGCTGTCATGTTCAATCGCTGGCAGGAAAACTGGTCGGCGCTCGCCAATCCGTGCGTGCCGAAACGGCCCTTCGACTCGCTGAAATACATTCCGCTGTTCGGCAATCCCGACGCATACGTCTCGCTCGGCATGGTGCTGCGCGAGCGGCTCGAAATGAACGACGCGCCTCTCTTCGGCCTCGGCTCGGGCCGCGACGACACATACGTGCTGCAACGTCTGGAAGTCCACGCGGATGTGCGGCTCGGCCCGCACGTGCAGATCTTCACGCAGTTCGAGGACGCGCGGCCTTTCGGCAAGGACAACGTCTCACCGGTCGACAAGAATCCGCTCGACCTGCGTCAGGCATTCGTCGCCATCACCGAGCCGCTCGGACCTGGGACCTTCAAGTTTCGCGTCGGCCGGCAGGAGATGGCGTTCGACTTGCAGCGCTTCATCTCCGTGCGTGACGGCCCGAACGTGCGCCAGGCCTTCGACGCCATCTGGGCCGACTATGAAACCGGCCCATGGCGCTGGATCGCGTATGCAACGCAGCCGGTGCAGTACCGCGACACCTCGGATTTCGACGACGTTTCCAATCGCGACCTGACGTTCAGCGGCGTGCGGGTGGAGCGCAAGGCAGTGGGTCCGGGCGATCTGTCCGCCTATTACTCGCGCTACAACCGCAGCAATGCGCGCTTTCTCGACGCCACCGGCGACGAACATCGCGATGTCTTCGACGCGCGTTACGCAGGTTCGGTCAATCACATCGACTGGGATGCGGAGGCGATGTATCAGTCGGGGCATGTCGGCAACAAGACGATCGGCGCGTGGGCGGTGGGCACGCTCGCCGGCTACACGCTGGCTTCGCTGCCGTGGACCCCGCGTCTCGGTCTGCAGGTGGATGCGGCCTCGGGCGACACGCATCCTGGAGACGGCCGCATCGGCACCTTCAATCCGCTCTTTCCGAACGGCTACTACTTCGCGCTCGCCGGCTATACGGGCTACTCGAACGTGATTCACGTCAAACCGTCGCTCATCGTCAAACCGAACAGCAAGCTGTCGCTGCTCGCGGGTGTGGGGCTGCAATGGCGCGAGACCACCGCGGACGCGGTGTATCAGCAAGGCTCGGCGGTCGTGCCGGGGACCGCCGGACATGGCAGCCGCTGGACAGGTTTCTATACGCAGTTGCGCGCCGACTGGGCGGTCGCCGCGAATCTCGCCGCCGCGCTCGAAGCCGTGCATTTCCAGGTCGGACCGTCGCTGCGCGACCTCGGTGCGCGCAATTCCGACTATGTAGGCGCCGAACTCAAGTTCGGCTGGTGA
- a CDS encoding glyoxalase, translated as MFTSLRRFSSIATFCAALLIGLAPVSSAFADNGPPEVSNGKSALAARMPDVSVGAQYDTTHVYVASADLDAFVTSFLATFGGKASPRAVFTVTPTPSKTASQYVQTPVGMLSVFGFETPIPYPFGSERTGYLVSNIDQAVKAARAAGADVLVDSFDDPIGKDAIVQWPGGLTMQLYWHTKAPNYAPLHSVPDNRVYVSRYEANNFVRRWVHFSHGKVVSDNPRADGGVIGRPGETIREIRISSGFGRMVVFVTDGKLPFPFGRETTGYAVDDLAQTLERAQAAGAKVLSQPYSSEAGKSAVLEFPGGYIAEVHDGQ; from the coding sequence ATGTTCACTTCGCTTCGACGTTTCAGTTCCATTGCGACTTTCTGCGCAGCCTTGCTGATCGGCCTCGCGCCGGTCTCGTCCGCGTTCGCCGATAACGGCCCGCCGGAAGTCTCGAACGGCAAGAGCGCGCTCGCGGCGCGAATGCCCGATGTCTCGGTGGGCGCCCAGTACGACACGACTCACGTGTATGTCGCGTCGGCGGATCTCGACGCGTTCGTCACCAGCTTCCTCGCCACGTTCGGCGGCAAGGCATCGCCGCGCGCGGTGTTTACCGTGACGCCGACGCCGAGCAAGACCGCGTCGCAATACGTGCAGACGCCGGTCGGCATGCTGTCGGTGTTCGGCTTCGAAACGCCGATTCCCTATCCGTTCGGCAGTGAGCGGACCGGCTATCTGGTCTCCAACATCGACCAGGCGGTGAAGGCGGCGCGCGCGGCGGGCGCCGACGTGCTCGTCGATAGCTTCGACGATCCGATCGGCAAGGACGCGATCGTCCAATGGCCGGGCGGGCTGACGATGCAGCTCTATTGGCACACCAAGGCGCCGAACTACGCGCCGTTGCACAGCGTGCCGGACAATCGCGTGTACGTGTCCCGTTATGAGGCCAACAACTTCGTGCGCCGCTGGGTGCACTTTTCGCATGGCAAGGTGGTGTCGGACAACCCGCGTGCGGATGGCGGCGTGATCGGCCGGCCTGGCGAGACGATCCGCGAGATCCGGATCAGTTCGGGCTTCGGCCGCATGGTGGTGTTCGTCACGGACGGCAAGCTGCCGTTCCCGTTCGGACGTGAAACGACCGGCTATGCCGTCGACGATCTGGCGCAAACGCTCGAGCGCGCGCAAGCGGCCGGCGCGAAGGTGTTATCGCAGCCGTACAGCAGCGAAGCGGGCAAGAGCGCCGTGCTGGAATTCCCGGGCGGGTACATCGCCGAAGTGCACGATGGCCAGTAA
- a CDS encoding DUF1427 family protein — translation MGYIISLGVGFGVGLLYWLLKVQSPAPPLIALAGLLGMVLGEHAIPVVKAQFFAQTATVQVANPQQSTSAQKPATPGATKEGG, via the coding sequence ATGGGCTACATCATTTCATTGGGCGTCGGCTTCGGCGTTGGACTTCTCTACTGGCTGCTCAAGGTGCAGTCGCCCGCGCCGCCGCTGATCGCGCTCGCCGGCCTGCTCGGGATGGTGCTGGGCGAGCACGCGATCCCGGTCGTCAAGGCACAGTTTTTCGCGCAGACGGCCACGGTCCAGGTCGCCAACCCGCAGCAGAGCACATCGGCGCAAAAGCCGGCCACGCCCGGCGCGACCAAAGAGGGCGGCTGA
- a CDS encoding HD domain-containing protein produces the protein MKKTIAGVDIPDSPLARAATAQIRATESGLMFHHALRAFLFGALTGLRDKLTFDAELLYVCAMFHNIGLTMQHQRSPYRYEVDSANAARDFMLRYGAAAGAIDEVWAAIALHTTPGIPEHLSPLVALVSAGVQMDLRGARYDEFTAQQRDEIVQACPRETGFKKKIIEAYARGMEHRPETTFGTVNADVLDRWDPNYRRLNFCGLVLGSDWAN, from the coding sequence ATGAAGAAGACCATTGCGGGAGTCGACATTCCCGACAGTCCGTTGGCGCGGGCGGCAACCGCTCAGATCCGGGCCACGGAGTCCGGCCTGATGTTTCATCACGCGCTCAGGGCCTTTCTGTTCGGCGCGCTGACCGGCTTGCGCGACAAGTTGACCTTCGACGCGGAGCTGCTGTACGTGTGCGCGATGTTTCACAACATCGGTTTGACTATGCAACATCAGCGTTCCCCGTATCGCTACGAAGTGGACAGCGCGAATGCGGCGCGCGATTTCATGCTGCGGTACGGCGCCGCCGCTGGCGCGATCGACGAGGTCTGGGCGGCGATCGCGTTGCACACCACGCCGGGCATTCCTGAACATTTGTCGCCGCTCGTCGCGCTGGTGAGCGCCGGCGTGCAGATGGATCTTCGCGGTGCCCGCTACGACGAATTCACCGCGCAACAGCGCGACGAGATCGTGCAGGCCTGCCCGCGCGAAACCGGCTTCAAGAAGAAGATCATCGAAGCCTACGCGCGCGGCATGGAGCATCGTCCCGAGACGACCTTCGGCACCGTGAATGCCGACGTGCTGGACCGGTGGGACCCGAACTATCGCCGGCTGAATTTCTGCGGGCTGGTGCTGGGTTCGGACTGGGCGAATTAA